In Sphingobium amiense, a genomic segment contains:
- a CDS encoding M23 family metallopeptidase yields MRWRLWGSVALALLLCVAFLRFCVRFLPADAPSKERERHAPVGPGPLLVPVEGVPPSALTDTFSQSRAAGARRHDAIDILAPRGTAVLAASDGPVEKIFWSEAGGRTLYQRSPDGRLSFYYAHLDGYAPGLREGAMLKRGQRIATVGSTGNADPSAPHLHFAVHVMAKGDPWHGGRAVNPWPLLTAR; encoded by the coding sequence ATGAGGTGGCGGCTGTGGGGCAGCGTCGCGCTGGCGCTGCTGCTCTGCGTCGCGTTCCTGCGCTTCTGCGTGCGCTTCCTGCCCGCTGACGCGCCATCGAAGGAGCGGGAGCGGCACGCCCCTGTCGGACCCGGCCCATTGCTCGTGCCGGTGGAGGGCGTGCCGCCGTCCGCGCTGACCGATACCTTCTCCCAATCACGGGCGGCCGGAGCGCGCCGCCACGACGCCATCGACATCCTCGCGCCGCGCGGCACCGCCGTGCTGGCGGCCAGCGACGGGCCGGTCGAGAAGATCTTCTGGAGCGAGGCGGGCGGCCGGACGCTCTACCAGCGCTCGCCCGATGGCCGGCTGTCCTTCTACTACGCCCATCTCGACGGCTACGCGCCCGGCCTGCGCGAAGGCGCGATGCTGAAACGCGGCCAGCGGATCGCGACGGTGGGCAGCACCGGCAACGCCGACCCGTCCGCGCCGCACCTCCATTTCGCGGTGCATGTGATGGCGAAGGGCGACCCGTGGCATGGCGGGCGGGCGGTCAATCCCTGGCCCCTGCTCACCGCGCGCTGA
- a CDS encoding L,D-transpeptidase family protein, protein MKNTILLAALLCGACNVSVTEANNSAADRPATAERTEAQAGARTSSDYDFQMVQEEAGKAPAPNPILQAQVSLDRRGFSPGVIDGRDGMSFKAALRGFQDANGLPVTGEYDRKTAQALLAGQDNPTSWLVRIPEGFARGPFFNVPKGLNEQAKLPALTYRNLLEKLAERFHTTPETLVALNPPGTKVGAGTTIRVPAVANQPIARIEGDERGWGETLAGLGVAKDQPQADHLVVDKSEGLLKVYDADNRLIAQFPVTTGSDHDPLPLGEWTIRGVSRNPDFHYNPDLFWDASSKDEKAVLKPGPNGPVGVVWIDISKDHYGIHGTPEPQTIGRTESHGCIRLTNWDAARLAQMVKAGIKAKFQA, encoded by the coding sequence TTGAAAAACACGATCCTGCTTGCCGCCCTGCTGTGCGGAGCCTGCAACGTGTCGGTGACGGAAGCAAATAACAGCGCCGCCGACCGGCCCGCCACCGCCGAACGGACGGAGGCGCAGGCGGGCGCGCGGACCAGCAGCGACTATGATTTCCAGATGGTGCAGGAGGAGGCGGGCAAGGCTCCCGCGCCCAATCCCATCCTTCAGGCGCAGGTCTCGCTTGACCGGCGCGGCTTTTCGCCCGGCGTGATCGACGGCAGGGACGGCATGAGCTTCAAGGCGGCGCTGCGCGGTTTTCAGGACGCCAACGGCCTTCCCGTGACCGGCGAATATGACCGGAAGACGGCGCAGGCGTTGCTCGCCGGGCAGGATAACCCGACAAGCTGGCTGGTGCGCATTCCCGAAGGCTTCGCGCGCGGCCCTTTCTTCAATGTGCCTAAAGGACTGAACGAACAGGCGAAGCTGCCCGCCCTGACCTACCGCAATCTGCTGGAGAAGCTCGCCGAGCGGTTCCACACGACGCCCGAAACGCTGGTCGCGCTCAATCCGCCCGGCACGAAGGTCGGGGCGGGGACCACCATCCGCGTGCCTGCCGTCGCGAACCAGCCCATCGCCCGGATCGAAGGCGACGAGCGCGGCTGGGGCGAAACGCTCGCGGGCCTCGGCGTCGCGAAGGACCAGCCGCAGGCCGATCATCTGGTCGTGGACAAATCCGAGGGGCTGCTGAAAGTCTATGACGCGGACAACAGACTGATCGCGCAGTTTCCCGTCACCACCGGGTCGGACCATGACCCGCTGCCGCTGGGCGAATGGACGATCAGGGGTGTCAGCCGCAATCCCGATTTCCACTATAACCCGGACCTGTTCTGGGACGCTTCGTCCAAGGATGAGAAGGCGGTGCTGAAGCCCGGACCCAACGGGCCGGTCGGCGTGGTGTGGATCGACATATCGAAGGATCATTACGGCATCCACGGCACCCCCGAGCCGCAGACAATCGGCCGCACCGAAAGCCATGGCTGCATCCGCCTGACCAACTGGGACGCCGCCCGCCTTGCCCAGATGGTGAAGGCAGGCATCAAGGCGAAATTCCAGGCATGA
- the nuoF gene encoding NADH-quinone oxidoreductase subunit NuoF, whose amino-acid sequence MPDAPAAPAPFVGPLADKDRIFTNVHGFQDWGIDAAMKRGDWDNTKKLMELGQDAIIDIVKASNLRGRGGAGFPTGMKWSFMPKESKDGRPSFLVINADESEPGSCKDREIIRHDPHKLIEGALIAGFAMRARAAYIYIRGEFIYEAKVLFAAVEQAYEKGFIGKNACGSGYDFDVFVHRGAGAYICGEETAQIESLEGKKGQPRLKPPFPAGAGLYGCPTTVNNVESIAVSPTILRRGAAWFNGFGRENNRGTKLFQISGHVNKPCVVEESMSIPFRELIDRHCGGIRGGWDNLLAVIPGGSSVPLVPAKEIMDAPMDFDGLRALGSGLGTAAVIVMDKSTDIVRAISRLSYFYKHESCGQCTPCREGTGWMWRVMERLRTGDADQSEIDMLFQVTKQVEGHTICALGDAAAWPIQGLIRHFRPEIERRINENKGSAPMMEAAE is encoded by the coding sequence ATGCCAGACGCACCCGCAGCGCCCGCCCCCTTCGTTGGCCCGCTCGCCGACAAGGACCGCATCTTCACCAACGTCCACGGCTTTCAGGACTGGGGCATCGACGCCGCGATGAAGCGCGGCGACTGGGATAACACCAAAAAGCTGATGGAGCTGGGGCAGGACGCCATCATCGACATCGTCAAGGCGTCCAACCTGCGCGGCCGCGGCGGCGCAGGCTTCCCGACCGGCATGAAGTGGAGCTTCATGCCCAAGGAAAGCAAGGACGGTCGCCCCAGCTTCCTCGTCATCAACGCGGACGAATCGGAACCCGGTTCGTGCAAGGACCGCGAGATCATCCGCCACGATCCGCACAAGCTGATCGAAGGCGCGCTGATCGCCGGTTTCGCAATGCGCGCGCGCGCCGCCTATATCTACATCCGCGGCGAGTTCATCTACGAAGCGAAGGTTCTCTTCGCCGCCGTCGAGCAGGCCTATGAAAAGGGCTTCATCGGCAAGAATGCCTGCGGTTCCGGCTATGATTTCGACGTCTTCGTCCATCGCGGCGCGGGCGCCTATATCTGCGGCGAGGAAACCGCGCAGATCGAAAGCCTGGAAGGCAAGAAGGGCCAGCCGCGCCTGAAGCCGCCTTTCCCGGCAGGTGCGGGCCTTTATGGCTGCCCGACGACCGTCAACAATGTGGAATCCATCGCGGTTTCGCCCACGATCCTGCGTCGCGGCGCGGCATGGTTCAACGGCTTCGGGCGCGAGAATAATCGCGGCACCAAGCTGTTCCAGATCAGCGGCCATGTGAACAAGCCCTGCGTGGTCGAAGAGAGCATGTCGATCCCGTTCCGCGAGCTGATCGACCGCCATTGCGGCGGCATCCGGGGCGGATGGGACAATCTGCTGGCTGTCATCCCCGGCGGCTCGTCCGTGCCGCTGGTGCCCGCGAAGGAGATCATGGACGCGCCGATGGACTTCGACGGCCTGCGCGCGCTCGGCTCGGGCCTCGGCACCGCCGCCGTCATCGTCATGGACAAGTCCACCGACATCGTCCGCGCGATCAGTCGCCTCAGCTATTTCTACAAGCATGAAAGCTGCGGCCAGTGCACGCCCTGCCGCGAAGGCACCGGCTGGATGTGGCGCGTGATGGAGCGGCTCCGCACCGGCGACGCCGACCAGAGCGAGATCGACATGCTGTTCCAGGTGACCAAGCAGGTCGAAGGCCACACCATCTGCGCGCTCGGCGACGCGGCGGCATGGCCGATCCAGGGTCTCATCCGCCACTTCCGCCCGGAAATCGAGCGCCGGATCAATGAAAACAAGGGTAGCGCCCCGATGATGGAGGCGGCGGAGTGA
- a CDS encoding NADH-quinone oxidoreductase subunit A, producing MVDLAQYLPILIFLGIALLLSGTFVFLPMLVGRLTGAHQPDPAKLSEYECGFPAFEEPRSQFDVRFYLVAILFIIFDLEAAFLFPWAVSLDQIGWAGWATMMIFIAELVLGLVYAWKKGALDWE from the coding sequence TTGGTCGATCTAGCCCAATATCTGCCGATCCTGATCTTTCTCGGGATTGCCTTGCTGCTCTCCGGCACGTTCGTGTTCCTGCCGATGCTGGTGGGTAGGCTGACCGGCGCGCACCAGCCCGATCCGGCCAAGCTCAGCGAATATGAATGCGGCTTCCCCGCGTTCGAAGAGCCGCGCAGCCAGTTCGACGTGCGCTTCTATCTGGTCGCCATTCTCTTCATCATCTTCGATCTTGAAGCGGCGTTCCTGTTTCCCTGGGCAGTGAGCCTCGACCAGATCGGCTGGGCCGGCTGGGCGACGATGATGATCTTCATAGCGGAGCTGGTGCTCGGCCTCGTCTATGCGTGGAAGAAGGGAGCACTCGATTGGGAGTAG
- a CDS encoding aminotransferase class V-fold PLP-dependent enzyme, translating into MRKRINRTKAACDALRTVDLRGSIVEQEGGILPHPAGEMPMLDRRSFMGSAAAASLAAPAAAQALASVPLPAPALHDSRPDAYWAALRKQFLIPADVVNLNVGTVGSSPRPVLKAIFDGFETTEQMTQAGSEDYPIWGYGSWDEYRKPFAGFMGAKVEQMAILRNCTEANSYVANGFDMKPGDEVLISDEEHGSGEMPWMLRQRRYGVAVKKFAMPKPPKDAADILNRINDAITPRTRIIFVSHISTATGVILPAKEIAALARSKGIISAFDGAHAPGMIKVDLNDIGCDLYTGSMHKWLFATKGTGFLYLRDRGVMDRVWNTIATGGYDDPARMADRYMQIGSSCIPTLMGLNAAVEFAKGIGMDRIEARNRSLADYIHAEMMKRGAESWTSPDPALRGGIATVNVPPVQRMELQDWLWTNHKVRVRGGNPSKLRLATAYFLSKADIDRFLDLFDAFRRMKGIA; encoded by the coding sequence ATGCGCAAACGCATCAATCGGACAAAAGCTGCCTGCGACGCCTTGCGAACGGTGGATTTGCGCGGCTCCATCGTTGAGCAGGAAGGCGGCATCCTGCCGCATCCTGCCGGGGAGATGCCGATGCTCGACCGCCGTTCCTTCATGGGCAGCGCCGCTGCCGCCTCCCTCGCCGCCCCCGCTGCGGCGCAGGCGCTCGCCAGCGTGCCGCTGCCCGCCCCTGCCCTGCATGACAGCAGGCCCGACGCCTATTGGGCGGCGCTGCGCAAACAGTTCCTGATCCCGGCGGACGTGGTGAACCTCAATGTCGGGACGGTCGGTTCCTCGCCCCGCCCGGTGCTCAAGGCCATATTCGACGGGTTCGAGACGACCGAGCAGATGACGCAGGCGGGGTCGGAGGATTATCCGATCTGGGGTTACGGATCGTGGGACGAATATCGCAAGCCCTTCGCCGGCTTCATGGGCGCGAAGGTCGAGCAGATGGCGATCCTGCGCAACTGCACGGAGGCGAACAGCTACGTCGCCAACGGTTTCGACATGAAGCCGGGCGACGAAGTGCTCATCAGCGACGAGGAGCATGGATCGGGCGAAATGCCCTGGATGCTGCGGCAGCGGCGCTATGGCGTGGCGGTGAAGAAATTCGCGATGCCCAAACCGCCGAAGGACGCGGCTGACATTCTCAATCGCATCAACGACGCGATCACGCCGCGCACGCGCATCATCTTTGTCAGCCATATCAGCACCGCCACCGGCGTCATCCTGCCCGCGAAGGAAATCGCGGCGCTCGCCCGGTCGAAAGGGATCATATCCGCCTTCGACGGCGCCCATGCGCCGGGGATGATAAAGGTCGATCTCAACGATATAGGATGCGATCTTTACACCGGTTCGATGCACAAATGGCTGTTCGCGACCAAAGGGACGGGTTTCCTCTACCTGCGCGACAGGGGCGTGATGGACCGCGTGTGGAACACCATTGCGACCGGCGGCTACGACGACCCCGCGCGGATGGCGGACCGCTATATGCAGATCGGTTCGTCCTGTATCCCGACCCTCATGGGTCTGAACGCCGCGGTCGAGTTCGCCAAAGGGATCGGCATGGACCGGATCGAGGCGCGCAACCGCAGCCTTGCCGACTATATCCATGCCGAAATGATGAAGCGGGGCGCGGAAAGCTGGACATCGCCCGATCCGGCGCTGCGCGGCGGGATCGCGACCGTCAACGTGCCACCGGTGCAGCGCATGGAGTTGCAGGACTGGCTGTGGACCAACCACAAGGTGCGCGTGCGCGGCGGCAATCCCAGCAAGCTGCGCCTCGCGACGGCCTATTTCCTGAGCAAAGCCGACATCGACCGCTTCCTCGACCTGTTCGACGCGTTCCGCCGGATGAAGGGTATCGCCTGA
- a CDS encoding complex I 24 kDa subunit family protein translates to MADAPHIPDEAETRARWGAFAWTAENAAQAEKVIARYPAGRQQSAVMPLLDLAQRQVGAETQTQGWLPVPVMEYIGRQLDMPYMRVYEVATFYTMYNLAPVGRYHVQVCGTTPCMLRGSDDVFAACKNKGLVKGATTPDGLFTLTEVECLGACANAPMVQINDDNYEDLTYDSMSAVLDTLASGGQPKIGPQIDRQTSAPEGGPTTLKEMVTENHDYRGEW, encoded by the coding sequence ATGGCTGACGCACCCCATATCCCCGACGAAGCCGAAACCCGCGCGCGCTGGGGCGCGTTTGCGTGGACGGCCGAAAATGCCGCGCAGGCCGAGAAGGTGATCGCCCGCTATCCCGCCGGTCGCCAGCAGTCCGCCGTGATGCCGCTGCTCGATCTCGCCCAGCGGCAGGTCGGTGCGGAGACGCAGACGCAGGGGTGGCTGCCCGTGCCGGTGATGGAATATATCGGCCGTCAGCTCGATATGCCGTACATGCGCGTCTATGAGGTCGCGACCTTCTACACCATGTACAACCTCGCGCCGGTCGGCCGCTATCATGTGCAGGTGTGCGGCACGACGCCCTGCATGCTGCGCGGCTCCGACGATGTGTTCGCGGCCTGCAAGAATAAGGGACTGGTGAAGGGCGCGACGACGCCGGACGGCCTGTTCACCCTGACCGAGGTCGAATGCCTGGGCGCCTGCGCCAACGCGCCGATGGTCCAGATCAACGACGACAATTACGAAGACCTGACCTACGACAGCATGAGCGCCGTCCTCGACACGCTCGCGTCGGGCGGACAGCCCAAGATCGGCCCCCAGATCGACCGCCAGACGAGCGCGCCCGAAGGCGGCCCGACCACGCTGAAAGAGATGGTCACCGAAAATCACGACTATCGGGGAGAATGGTGA
- the efp gene encoding elongation factor P has product MKISGVDIRPGNNIEYEGGLWRAVKIQHTQPGKGGAYMQVELKNLIDGRKNNVRFRSAETVERIRLDTKDFQYLYAEGDMLVFMDTETYEQINLPQDLVGEASAFLQDGMMVMLEMYDERPISVQLPETVEATVVEADAVVKGQTASASYKPAILDNGVRVMVPPHIVTGTRIVVDVYEREYVKRAD; this is encoded by the coding sequence ATGAAGATCAGCGGCGTGGACATCCGTCCCGGCAACAACATCGAATATGAAGGTGGCCTGTGGCGCGCCGTCAAGATCCAGCACACCCAGCCCGGCAAGGGTGGCGCCTATATGCAGGTGGAACTCAAGAACCTGATCGACGGGCGCAAGAACAACGTCCGCTTCCGTTCGGCGGAAACGGTCGAGCGCATCCGCCTCGACACCAAGGATTTCCAGTATCTCTACGCCGAAGGCGACATGCTCGTCTTCATGGACACCGAAACCTATGAGCAGATCAATCTGCCGCAGGATCTGGTGGGGGAGGCTTCCGCCTTTCTTCAGGACGGGATGATGGTCATGCTCGAAATGTATGACGAGCGCCCGATCAGCGTCCAGCTCCCCGAAACGGTCGAGGCGACCGTGGTGGAGGCCGACGCGGTGGTGAAGGGACAGACCGCTTCCGCCAGCTACAAGCCCGCGATCCTCGACAATGGCGTGCGCGTCATGGTGCCGCCGCACATCGTCACCGGCACGCGCATCGTGGTCGATGTCTACGAACGCGAATATGTGAAGCGGGCCGACTGA
- a CDS encoding NADH-quinone oxidoreductase subunit D, with protein MSDYMEKLDHTINASDPTPGDTDIQNYTINFGPQHPAAHGVLRLVMELDGEIVERCDPHVGLLHRGTEKLIEYKTYLQALPYFDRLDYCSPLGMEHSYVLAVEKLLNLEVPLRAQYLRVFFAELTRICNHMLNLGSHVMDVGAMTPNLWLFEIREDCLNFFERASGARMHSAYFRPGGVHQDVPLKLLTDIADWLDTRLPRLFEDAISLVADNRIFKQRNVDIAVCSKEDALKWGFSGPMIRGSGIPWDIRKAQPYDVYDRMEFDVPVGTNFDCYDRFMVRVEEVRQSARIMKQCLNEMPEGPIASFDRKVVPPKRGEMKRSMEALIHHFKLYTEGFHVPAGEVYVATESPKGEFGVYLVSDGSNKPYRCKIRPTAFSHLQAMDFMMKGHMLADTTAVLGAMDIVFGECDR; from the coding sequence ATGTCCGACTATATGGAAAAACTGGATCACACGATCAACGCCAGCGACCCTACGCCGGGCGATACCGACATCCAGAACTACACGATCAACTTCGGCCCGCAGCATCCTGCGGCGCACGGCGTCCTTCGCCTCGTCATGGAACTGGACGGCGAGATCGTCGAGCGCTGCGATCCGCATGTCGGCCTGCTGCATCGCGGCACCGAAAAGCTGATCGAATACAAGACCTATCTGCAGGCGCTGCCCTATTTCGACCGGCTCGACTATTGCTCGCCGCTCGGCATGGAGCACAGCTATGTGCTGGCGGTCGAGAAGCTGCTCAATCTGGAAGTGCCACTGCGCGCGCAATATCTGCGCGTGTTCTTCGCGGAATTGACGCGCATCTGTAATCATATGCTGAACCTCGGGTCGCACGTCATGGACGTGGGCGCGATGACGCCGAACCTGTGGTTGTTCGAGATCCGCGAGGACTGCCTCAACTTCTTCGAGCGCGCCTCGGGGGCCCGTATGCACAGCGCATATTTCCGCCCCGGCGGCGTGCATCAGGATGTGCCGCTCAAGCTCTTGACCGACATCGCCGACTGGCTCGACACGCGCCTGCCGCGCCTGTTCGAGGACGCGATCAGCCTCGTCGCCGACAACCGCATCTTCAAGCAGCGTAACGTCGACATTGCCGTCTGCTCGAAGGAAGACGCGCTGAAATGGGGCTTCTCCGGCCCGATGATCCGGGGCAGTGGTATTCCGTGGGACATTCGCAAGGCGCAGCCCTATGACGTCTATGACCGGATGGAGTTCGACGTTCCGGTCGGCACCAATTTCGACTGCTACGACCGCTTCATGGTCCGTGTCGAGGAAGTCCGTCAGTCCGCGCGGATCATGAAGCAGTGCCTCAACGAAATGCCCGAAGGCCCGATCGCCAGCTTCGACCGCAAGGTGGTGCCGCCCAAGCGCGGCGAGATGAAGCGCTCGATGGAAGCGCTGATCCACCACTTCAAACTTTACACCGAGGGCTTCCATGTGCCCGCCGGCGAAGTCTATGTCGCGACCGAAAGCCCCAAGGGCGAATTCGGCGTCTATCTGGTCAGCGATGGCAGCAACAAACCCTATCGCTGCAAGATCCGCCCCACGGCCTTCTCGCACCTGCAGGCGATGGACTTCATGATGAAGGGCCACATGCTCGCCGACACCACCGCCGTTCTGGGCGCGATGGACATCGTGTTCGGGGAGTGTGACCGGTGA
- a CDS encoding NADH-quinone oxidoreductase subunit C: MGHSAPKIATVDGIAEEIGGLLGPMLIETVHAADEFSFTVVRESLADAMTLLRDRAQYQQLMEIAGVDYPDRAERFEVCYHLLSVTRNHRVRIKVTTDEDTPVPTVTHIWPVAGWLEREVFDMYGVLFDGNTDLRRILTDYGFKGHPQRKDFPLTGYVELRYSEEDKRVVYEPVKLAQDFRSFDFMSPWEGAEYILPGDEKAPQAPGAPSPVAAPPPPSAAPKGGEKAPTPKTTDKPGISGAGEPTDSKANEKSGDKA, translated from the coding sequence ATGGGCCATTCCGCACCGAAGATCGCGACCGTGGACGGTATCGCCGAGGAAATCGGCGGCCTGCTGGGACCGATGCTGATCGAAACCGTTCATGCGGCGGACGAATTCAGCTTCACCGTGGTTCGCGAAAGCCTGGCCGACGCTATGACGCTGCTGCGCGACCGCGCGCAATATCAGCAGCTCATGGAAATCGCTGGCGTCGACTATCCCGACCGGGCCGAACGGTTCGAGGTCTGCTATCACCTGCTCAGCGTCACGCGGAACCATCGCGTCCGCATCAAGGTGACGACCGACGAGGATACGCCCGTTCCTACCGTCACGCACATCTGGCCGGTCGCCGGCTGGCTGGAGCGCGAGGTGTTCGACATGTATGGCGTGCTGTTCGACGGCAATACCGACCTGCGCCGCATCCTGACCGACTACGGGTTCAAGGGGCATCCGCAGCGCAAGGACTTCCCGCTGACCGGCTATGTCGAACTGCGCTATTCCGAAGAGGACAAGCGCGTGGTCTATGAGCCGGTGAAGCTGGCGCAGGACTTCCGCAGCTTCGATTTCATGAGTCCATGGGAAGGCGCGGAATATATTCTGCCCGGCGACGAAAAGGCGCCGCAGGCTCCGGGCGCGCCGTCGCCCGTGGCTGCTCCGCCGCCGCCTTCGGCTGCACCCAAGGGTGGAGAGAAGGCTCCAACGCCAAAGACCACCGACAAGCCCGGCATCAGCGGCGCGGGTGAGCCGACCGACAGCAAGGCGAACGAAAAGTCGGGGGACAAGGCCTGA
- a CDS encoding inositol monophosphatase family protein, with protein sequence MVSHSGLLTVMERAARKAGSKLRRDFGEVEHLQVSRKGPADFVSKADQQAERTLVEELQKARPDWGFLLEEGGEIAGDPSKPRWIIDPLDGTTNFLHGIPHFAISIAVEEPLFGGQKREVTTGLIYQPVTDESYWAEKSRGAWRHDQRLRVSSRRDLGDCLIATGIPFMGHGDMAQWTRIFGAVAPSVAGIRRFGAAALDLAHVASGRYDGFWESGLQPWDVAAGLLLVREAGGFTSDFRGSDQMIERREVIAGNDAIHSKLHKLVAGALR encoded by the coding sequence ATGGTATCGCACTCCGGCCTTCTCACCGTCATGGAACGCGCCGCCCGCAAGGCGGGATCGAAGCTCCGCCGCGACTTCGGCGAGGTCGAGCATCTTCAGGTCAGCCGGAAGGGGCCGGCCGACTTCGTGTCGAAGGCCGACCAGCAGGCGGAACGCACGCTGGTGGAGGAATTGCAGAAGGCGCGGCCGGACTGGGGCTTCCTGCTGGAAGAGGGCGGGGAGATCGCGGGCGATCCCAGCAAGCCGCGCTGGATCATCGACCCGCTCGACGGCACCACCAACTTCCTTCACGGTATCCCGCACTTCGCCATCTCGATCGCGGTCGAGGAGCCGCTCTTTGGTGGGCAGAAGCGGGAGGTGACGACCGGTCTCATCTATCAGCCCGTCACCGACGAAAGCTACTGGGCGGAAAAGAGCCGGGGCGCGTGGCGTCACGACCAGCGGCTGCGTGTGTCGTCGCGCCGCGATCTGGGCGATTGCCTGATCGCCACGGGCATCCCGTTCATGGGGCATGGCGACATGGCGCAATGGACGCGCATCTTCGGCGCGGTCGCGCCTTCGGTCGCGGGCATCCGCCGCTTCGGCGCTGCGGCGCTCGATCTCGCTCATGTGGCGTCGGGGCGCTATGACGGCTTCTGGGAAAGCGGCCTCCAGCCATGGGACGTGGCGGCGGGCCTGCTGCTCGTCCGCGAAGCGGGCGGTTTTACCAGCGATTTCCGCGGCAGCGACCAGATGATCGAGCGCAGGGAAGTCATTGCCGGAAACGACGCCATTCATTCCAAATTGCACAAGCTGGTTGCTGGCGCGTTGCGGTGA
- the purC gene encoding phosphoribosylaminoimidazolesuccinocarboxamide synthase, translated as MARRRQIYEGKAKILYEGPEPGTIIQYFKDDATAFNAQKKGTISGKGVLNNRISEHIFTLLGQIGVPTHFIRRLNMREQLVRQVEIVPIEVVVRNVAAGSLSKKLGIEEGTQLPRTLIEYCYKDDALGDPLVSEEHIACFGWATQEEMHDIADMAIRINDFMCGLFAGIGIRLIDFKLEFGRLWDGDYSRVILADEISPDGCRLWDMNTGEKLDKDRFRRDLGGEVEAYQEVARRLGLMPEGLDTTVLDLDTHRKKREKE; from the coding sequence ATGGCTCGTCGCCGCCAGATCTACGAAGGCAAGGCCAAGATCCTCTACGAAGGCCCGGAACCCGGCACGATCATCCAGTATTTCAAGGATGACGCAACAGCCTTCAACGCGCAGAAGAAGGGCACGATTTCCGGCAAGGGCGTGCTCAACAACCGCATTTCCGAGCATATCTTCACCCTGCTCGGCCAGATCGGCGTCCCCACCCACTTCATCCGCCGCCTCAACATGCGCGAGCAACTGGTGCGGCAGGTGGAAATCGTCCCGATCGAGGTCGTGGTGCGCAATGTCGCGGCGGGATCGCTCAGCAAGAAGCTGGGGATCGAGGAAGGGACGCAGCTTCCCCGCACCCTCATCGAATATTGCTACAAGGACGACGCGCTGGGCGACCCGCTGGTGTCCGAAGAGCATATCGCCTGCTTCGGCTGGGCCACGCAGGAAGAGATGCACGACATCGCCGACATGGCGATCCGCATCAACGATTTCATGTGCGGCCTGTTTGCGGGCATCGGCATCCGCCTCATCGACTTCAAGCTGGAGTTCGGGCGGCTGTGGGACGGCGACTATAGCCGCGTGATCCTGGCGGACGAGATCAGCCCGGACGGGTGCCGCCTGTGGGACATGAACACCGGCGAAAAGCTGGACAAGGACCGTTTCCGCCGCGATCTGGGCGGCGAAGTCGAAGCCTATCAGGAGGTCGCGCGGCGGCTGGGGCTGATGCCCGAGGGGCTGGACACGACGGTGCTGGACCTCGACACCCACCGCAAGAAGCGGGAAAAGGAATAA
- a CDS encoding NuoB/complex I 20 kDa subunit family protein: protein MGVELTTPAPGTMLPAGTQPDQAFFDSLNGEVSDKGFLVTSTEELFQWARTGSLWWMTFGLACCAVEMIHVNMPRYDMERFGAAPRASPRQSDVMIVAGTLCNKMAPALRKVYDQMSNPKYVISMGSCANGGGYYHYSYSVVRGCDRIVPVDIYVPGCPPTAEALLYGVMQLQRKIRRIGTIER from the coding sequence TTGGGAGTAGAACTCACGACGCCCGCCCCCGGCACGATGCTGCCGGCCGGGACGCAGCCTGACCAGGCCTTCTTCGATTCGCTCAACGGCGAAGTCAGCGACAAGGGCTTCCTCGTCACCTCGACCGAGGAACTGTTCCAGTGGGCGCGCACCGGGTCGCTCTGGTGGATGACCTTCGGCCTTGCCTGCTGCGCGGTGGAAATGATCCACGTCAACATGCCGCGTTATGACATGGAACGGTTCGGCGCCGCCCCGCGCGCGTCGCCGCGCCAGTCGGACGTGATGATCGTGGCGGGCACGCTCTGCAACAAGATGGCCCCTGCGCTGCGTAAGGTCTACGATCAGATGTCCAATCCGAAATATGTGATTTCGATGGGCAGTTGCGCCAATGGCGGCGGCTATTACCACTATAGCTATTCTGTCGTGCGCGGCTGCGACCGCATCGTGCCGGTCGACATCTATGTGCCCGGTTGCCCTCCGACTGCCGAAGCGCTGCTCTACGGCGTGATGCAGTTGCAGCGGAAGATCCGCCGTATCGGGACGATTGAGCGCTGA